A stretch of Lathyrus oleraceus cultivar Zhongwan6 chromosome 6, CAAS_Psat_ZW6_1.0, whole genome shotgun sequence DNA encodes these proteins:
- the LOC127093785 gene encoding probable polygalacturonase At3g15720 produces the protein MNSKSATCRAYYTAQESGRSELCSFCSNFAYGSDFNSSGLGKEHTEATATEALKARVEDGIREEDHTPKNKWLPEAIFYLNPSILSTFLTRVKLNVKYAPSNDAPLQDPALYRTLESVIVYILIISIASCSCNSWNVNGESNELNVIQYGAKGDGKTDDTQAFMKAFKALCDGKNGNTLLVPKDRSFFLRPTLNFTGPCNSKNINIKINGNLLAPKRNDWGKDCAIYWIHFSHITGLKLDGSGVFNGNGEGWWDRVKGSGNCPRIPSAIQFDHCDGLQITGVTHINGPGPHIGVTDSNDVTISKIYINSPPKSHNTDGIDLTRTTRVNIHDFSINCADDCVAIKGGAQFVNISQITCGPGNHGISVGSLGGHGAEEFVHHLHVKNCTFNGATSGVKIKTWPGGKGYVSNIIFEDINVKETNFPVYIDQHYMRNPEQPQALKISNVTFSNIYGTCVGEDAVVLDCANIGCHNINLNQINIVSTNRKKPASTKCKNVHGKATNIISPKGTCVN, from the exons ATGAATTCTAAATCAGCTACATGTAGAGCTTACTATACGGCACAGGAATCGGGTCGAAGTGAGTTATGTTCCTTCTGTTCAAATTTTGCTTATGGCTCTGATTTTAATTCTAGTGGCCTTGGGAAGGAACATACAGAGGCTACTGCTACAGAGGCCTTGAAAGCAAGGGTTGAAGATGGTATCCGAGAGGAGGACCATACCCCGAAAAATAAGTGGTTGCCAG AGGCTATATTCTATCTCAATCCAAGTATATTGTCAACATTCTTGACTAGAGTTAAGTTGAACGTGAAATATGCTCCATCTAATGATGCTCCTCTTCAAGATCCCGCCTTATATCGTACTTTG GAATCGGTTATAGTTTACATTTTGATTATTTCTATTGCTTCATGTTCATGCAACTCATGGAATGTAAATGGTGAGAGTAATGAGTTAAATGTGATTCAATATGGTGCCAAAGGAGATGGCAAAACCGATGATACCCAA GCTTTTATGAAAGCATTCAAAGCTTTATGTGATGGTAAAAATGGGAATACACTGTTGGTGCCAAAAGATCGTTCATTTTTTCTACGTCCAACGTTAAATTTCACTGGCCCTTGTAATTCTAAAAATATTAATATCAAG ATAAATGGAAACTTATTAGCACCTAAAAGAAATGATTGGGGAAAAGATTGTGCAATATATTGGATTCATTTCTCTCATATAACTGGATTAAAACTTGATGGATCTGGAGTTTTCAATGGTAACGGTGAAGGCTGGTGGGATAGG GTGAAAGGAAGTGGGAATTGCCCTAGAATACCATCG GCTATACAATTTGATCATTGTGACGGACTTCAAATAACTGGAGTCACTCACATCAATGGACCTGGACCACATATTGGTGTGACTGATAGTAATGACGTAACTATCTCAAAAATTTACATTAATTCACCACCAAAAAGTCACAATACCGATGGAATCGATTTAACAAGAACAACTCGAGTTAATATTCATGATTTTTCAATAAATTGCG CTGATGATTGTGTTGCCATCAAAGGTGGAGCACAATTTGTTAACATCAGTCAAATTACATGTGGACCTGGGAATCATGGCATTAG TGTTGGGAGTTTAGGAGGACATGGTGCAGAAGAATTTGTACATCATTTGCATGTCAAAAACTGCACATTCAATGGAGCTACTAGCGGTGTTAAAATTAAAACATGGCCG GGTGGAAAAGGCTATGTCTCAAATATCATATTTGAGGATATTAACGTAAAAGAAACAAATTTCCCTGTATATATTGACCAACATTATATGAGAAACCCAGAACAG CCTCAAGCCTTAAAGATAAGTAATGTTACATTTAGTAATATCTATGGAACATGTGTTGGAGAAGATGCTGTTGTGTTGGATTGTGCCAACATAGGATGTCACAATATTAACCTTAATCAAATCAACATTGTTTCAACCAATCGAAAGAAACCAGCTTCTACAAAATGCAAAAACGTTCATGGAAAAGCTACTAATATTATTTCACCTAAAGGGACTTGTGTTAATTAA